GGACTTGACGTTGATGGTGGCGAAGGGGCTGATGGCGtctcccatggcggcggtgcGAGGAGAGGATGCACTGTCGGTGATGGAGGAGGACATCGatcggaggaggagcagggggaTGGGATGGTGCGATCTACAGGGAGGAGGCGCCGGTGGTGTGGTGGATGACGTGCAGGGATGTGCACATCGGAGCAGATTGGATCTGCTATGGGGGAGGAAGGTTAGGCGCACGGCAGGGAGCAGCACGCCCTAGGGCagcggaaggaggaggaggaggcgcatgGCCAGGGCTAGGATAGGGCCCagtctcgtgataccatgtagagagtTGGGCAAACACCATACACCCTAGGAGGGGGTGACCTTTATATATATAGGCTGTATAGCCTTGAGGTACAAGTAAGTCAGGTACATGACTTATACAAAGCAAATATAGCATATACATCTAATACTATGAATTGTttcaattaattatagaaaagtatagatctaaagctatagcaaaaactttatactaaagaataccatattatatcttcactgtgtagatctactcacgtgaaatccaacaaaattagatttcccattttataatttttctatgatttactataatttttcaaagattgagcagaacaaaataaaaaagaaaaggacaaaACCACGCCACTATAGCAAAACCACCGTCCAAAACCACATTGGGGGgttatttgaccggttttgaaaaGTCCATCGGGGAAAACATCCGGTTTTATAATTTGGGGGTAAATTAGTCCACCATGAATAGTTGGAGGGTTATGTAGACTTTTTCCAAATTGCTTCctctatttttcaattttactaaactaaatttctttttttccaaTCACACCTTCTGATTTTATTGTATACAACTTTAATTTGCCATTTAAAGTAGTCGGTGATTTTATTGTATACAACTTTTAATCGCCATTTAAGTAGTCCGTGACCAAAggttatttttcttctttatgaGTTTTTATAATAATAAGCTTAGAATCATTAGAGTATCTATCCGAGAATTCTTCTAGAATATGGAAAAAATGAGAGAAACAGTAAATATaagaaattttaattaattgtgAGCAGAGCGCTCGATGGATCAACAATACCGCGCGATGTCTTCTGTGGGCCCCACGAATTGAGGAAGGCTGGGACAACCTTGGCCTTCATTTACTGCACATTCTTCACAAAAGCTATTGCGGCATCACTCCGGAAGAGCCAACAGGCAACAGCTGCAGACAGCAGCTGCTGCAGTGGGCTAGCAGCTGCTGGAGCCGAGCGGCTGGagctgcagccgcagccgcagccgcagaaCCTCGCACGCCCTGTGCTGTTGAGCTAAACGAGGCAGGGATCCAGTTCAAAATAAGCAACACTGAAAGTATCCATGACGTTGACTTTGATAATGGTGTGCTCAGCATGCCGGTGTTCGAGTTCCACGATCAAACGGAGGTGGAGCTCCTCAACCTGATGGCATTTGAGTGGCTACATCCCGACCCCAAATCTGACGTGAGGTCCTACATATCCTTCGTGGACAAAATTACGGAGTCAGAAAGAGATGTGGCACTTCTGAGATCCAAAGGGATCTTCGTAAACATGATAGGCAGAGACAAGGCGGTGGTGGAGATGTTCAACACCCTCACCAAGTTAGCAAGGACGCCAGACGAAGGCAGCAGGCTATACCGCGTGCTATCGAAGGTGAACGCCCACTGTAAGAAGCGCCGGAACAAGTGGCGCGCCATGTTCATGAACAACTATCTGAGCAACCCCTGGGTATTCATCTCCCTCGTGGCCGCCGTCATCCTGCTCATTGCCACCATCATGCAGACCATCTACACCGTCGTGCCGTTCTACACCAGAAAGGACTAGCAGGATCAGAATTCTGTGGCAACATGTGGCTCTAGTGCTCTGCTTATACTATCTCAGTACATGTGGACAACTATTATTGTTTTCTCTCCATTATTATTGTGTGCAATGTGGCTTTCTATGGTAGTGATATCTGCCTTTCTATATTTGGGTTGTACGTGTGGACCATTATTATTTCTCTCCATTAACGTTGTTGTACCATTTATTTGGAGTGAGATTGTGTTACTGTGAGTGTTATGGCTCTGCATCTGTGCTTCGCTCTGTGCATTTTTCGGAGATTACATTGTCTTTAATTTGACTCTGAGGGAAGAACATTCAGCAGTGTTTGTTTACACCATCGGTCACGACTTGTAACTAGCTAGCAGGCATCTTAGTTTTCTTTTTGATCGAGCTTCTGCTGATGTTTTCATGCTAGCGCCCGTGCGCTTAAGCCATATATTATTTCTCCACTGGGGATGGCATCCAATATAATGCTAATCTGGGCTGTATTTCTTTGAGCTGCTAATTCCAGTCAAGAAGGAATTGATGGCTGGATTTTTTTTCATAGATGTACAATGTCAATTGCGCCGCCGTGCGCACGGGGGGCAGGTTTGTATTGTTGAGGTCAAGAATGATGCCCGGTTTCTATTTTCTGCCCTGTGAAATTAATTTTACCCTATGGTGTTCCTCCTGCAACCGAATGTGTCAACAACATCAACAATTCTGCATATTCCTCCAGAAGCCATAATGTTTCCTTTGTAATTAATGTTGCCACACTTCTTCGTACATATCCTGCTCATGACTTCTTACGGtttaacattttttttctatcaGTTGGATGATATCTGGACATGGCGCAGGAATGCAAACTGCAACTAGTAGCAAGTGACAGGACTCTTACTCCTGATATTTTCTATCGTCCATTATTGGGGTCGCATGACTCCTGATATTTTTCCACTCCAGATTCTATATTTTGGGTCTAAATCAGCCTAACAAACAGGCTTACATATGTAATCCAGTTAAAATTGTTCcggaatattttttttgttccgaAACAATTTTTTTGTTGCACAATTGTTCtagcaataaaaaaattattctggAACAAACAAATAGTTATTTGGCCTTGTGTGATGATTTGACTGttagtcacacgtgtgactcctAACATTTGGGCATTATTGACCATTGCTGTCATAATTGGGCCGTAGCAAATCTCTGGGCCTAATCAAGTATTGTTTGCCTGTGTGCGCGTTTGTTGAAGAGTCATGCATGTGCCAGCTGGGCTGGGCCAATTTTATGCTGTACTTGTGTTTGTATTGATCTCGTACGGATGCCATTTTGAAATTCCCCTCAAGATCGATAGAGGCTATTTGCTTTATGAATCGACATAAGGAATCATCTTCTTTAACTCTCCGTTGGAGAACCCTATTACAACAAAATAATTGTATTTCTTTAGTCTCCGTTACTGGGTGAATTAGTACTTTAATTAGTCGTTAAATCACAGCATTTTGCTTCTGCAGATATCTTTACTGTTTCTCTTTTAATTTATTCATTTTCTGACATAATACCGCTGTTGATATTCTGTAGTAATTTATGGAACCCCTAAGTATATGCCTTTTCATCCCTGTTCAAACTTCATCTATCTAAAGACTTATTAGTGTACCTTTCTATCACTActataaaaataatttgtagaaacgtctttttttaggggcggatcaaAAAATAACTCATTCCTACCACTACAAGAAATTCTTTAATCTATGACGAATTTTTAGTGATATTTACGAAAAATATCATAAACAGACAGGATCTATGATAATTTATGAATTTTCGTCACGGATTTTTAAAAAAGAGACAAAACTGGGCTTCAAACCTAGGCCACGGAGACAAGACAGTCGCTCCCTACCACCGTGCCAAGCCTTAGTTTGTGATGATATTGAGTAATAAAAGCTTTTATACCCTTTCATAACATGGCCATGTCAACGCCATGTCACCATCGGCTGAACAACTgaattttttctcaaaaaatagAACAccacggcggacagtccgccaagggggcggacagtccgccagctaACATTCAAACGGGCCGCTCTCTGTTCATCGCCCATCCAATGGCTAAAATCATACTAATGGTTCGGATGTCGGAAcattttgaactgcggacggtccgccaagggagAGCAGACAGTCTGCCATCTAACTGAAACCGATTAGTTTTGGGTGTCCGAACAAGTGGACGGTCCGCCCGGGGGCGCGGGGTGGGGGGGGAGGGGGACAGTCCGCCAGCTAACATTCAAGCAGGCCGCTCTGCGTCCATCGCCGATCCAATGGCTAAAATCATACTTATGGTTCGGATGTCCGAACATTTTGAACAGCGGATGGTCCGCCAAGGGGAGCGGCGGTCCGCCAGCTAACCGAAACCGATCAGTTTCGGGGGTGCGATGAACACGTGACGCGCCGAGGCTGCtggatatatcatattttatttttttaatccgTAATAAAAACTTGAAAATGGTATATCTCAGTCATACTAACTTCAAATTTATTGattcttttttctaaatttttcaaaaaaacacGAACTTTCATTTAATATACTATTTGTTTGTATGTTCATCACTATTTTATGAGTCGTATTAGTATGGTTTCATTTCTCCCGTCTAAGAAGAGaacacgaaaatatatttttgcataacATTTGTAAATGTAACTTCATATTTCCTAATGTTATGGTAAACATAAGGTTATATCTAAATTTGAAGTTTATACATGTTCGTAAAAGGTTAAATCCCTAATACACCGGGTCTAAGCCCAAATAGTCCGGACAAGGGTTCGGACATCCGAGCTCAATCCCGGATACTCCGAATTTATTCCTTGATACTCCGGACAGTGGTTCGGACATCCGATCTATatcccggagactccgggtttaAGCCCACATAGTCCGGGTAAGCCACATTATGCTTTGGAATGGTTATTAATAATTGAAAAAAGATTATTCCACAAAAGGTGGCAATGTTAAATGTACAAATATAATTAGTACGGTAAAGGAAAGgcaatatccaaaattgaagtGTATATGAGGAAAGAAATGAACTATGATGTGCAAACTTCAAAGTTTAAGTTGAAGTATATGCAACAATATGAACACATGTCCTTTTTGTGAATAATGTGTgctcaaaaaaaattgtgaaatcaTGTGAAACTTTTTTTGTTATGCTCTTCTATCCATAAAATGGTTCCATGCCAAAttttagatttttctgagcaaatTTAAATATTACTACAATTATTGGATAGTAGATTGGGGATATGAGTTTGAGTTGTCTCTAGAAGAAAGTTACAATTTTTTATATCTATAGAGGAAATGGGATACAATACATGAAATACAGTTAAATAtcaattttataaatttttttgaatcatTCTGGTGGCACATGTAGTTCAAATTGGAATTTCTTTCTATAAACACACATAAATTAAATTAAGTGGTAGAAAATAGCAAATGTGTTCCAAAATAGTTGAGAATTCTCCACAACAACTTACATATTGTTTTGTACatgcaaaaaatatatttacacctataacataaatatatttttatgtgTTACTTCATAGTGGTACaataaatgaaaaagaaaagaatagcGTTAGTACAGACTAGGAATGAAAAAGGCCCAAACAGCCCAACTAACCCAACTATTGGTGACCGTCCATTTTCAATTCAGTTGTTCAAATCGCAGCGCCATGGTATAAAAGCGTACACAAACCTTAGCACACCTCCATCCCGTCGCTCCCTCAGCCTCCTCAgatccgcctccacctccgcgcTCCTTTATCCCTTTAGATCCGCACATTACTGGAGTGTAGCACTGTAGCGGCACTGTAGCACGGAGCCAGTGAAACCATCCTCCCGCAGCTTCAGCGGCTTCACTCCTCCCGCAGGCAAAGCTGCTTGTTTCAGCTCTGTCTCCTCCCAAAGGGGCCCTACATCTCGCTCGACCGCCTCCTCGGCCTCTAgatccgcctcccctgctccgcctcCCAGTTCCCCTCCCCGGAGGCAGCGCGCGTACACATGGTGGCATGCTCGTTTCCGAGCAGCGCAACACGGATCTTCTAGGCGGCCGATGCAGGCTCACCTCCACGGGCGGCAAGCGGCGCGGACCCAGCTCGGGCACTCCTTCTCGTGGGTGGTGGTACGTGGATCTAGTGGAGGCGCGGCCCCAGGTGAAATGCACGGATCAAGAGCAGGCGGTGCTTCttgccttcttcctctcctGCTCGGAGCGGATCGAGTCCGTGAGGTTCTTCCTCGGCAGCTCGTGCTCGGCTTCCAGCGGCGCGGGCTTCCCCCACCGACGACGGCGTGGTTCTCGTGGGCTTGGCGGCAGTTTCTTCCTCCCCGGCGGCACATCTCCTCCACTCCGGCCATGGCTTCTTCCCCTACCTCCAGAAGACCATCTGCTCCTTGTGTGATACGCCGCTGCCCACATCCGCAAGTGTAAGAtccggtctctctctctctctctctctctctctctctctctctctctctctctctctctctctctctctctctctctctctctctctctctctctctccctccctcccatccGTTCTCCATCAGCTAGATCTACCTAGGTTTACTATTTCTCTCTGCGTGCTGCTGGATTTTCCCTGATTATTCACTGGTTTTGTGTTTTCAACCCAATTTATTCAGGCACTTTCTCTGATTCACTCCTTTGGAAATGTTCCTAGCAATTAGTAGTTAAGTCATTGGATTATATACATGTTTCATTGTGCGAGTTTCCAATGCATCTAAATACCTTTCTTGTCTGCTTCCACTGTCGAGGATCAAGTGACGAGTATAAACTGCAACAATATCATGGGAGTAATACTCTTACGATCACTTGCTGTTTGTGACATGTCAAGTCATTAATCAGTTTGAGTACTTATGTGATGCTTTCCATCTATTAAATGTTTGAAGCTTATCAACCAGGCTTATTTTATCTAGGATATTTGAAGCTTCAAATAAAAATGTTTGTCTTCAATTTACTTTGAAGAGACATGTATGTCTGTAActaccatctttcttttgaGCAGCCAATCTTTTAGATTCCCTGCAATTCTCAAAAGTTAACTATGCATTGACATTAATTTCCTTTTTGGTTGCTTAGATGTCAATGCATAAAACTGTAATGCCTTTTGTTCTGTCATTTTTGAGTTGAATATTGTTCATTTGTGCGTGTATGGAGTAGATATTGTCAACTCTATCAAAATGAAAGTAATGCCTTTTTTCTAAAAGTAATGTAAAAGTTAATACATTAACATTTAAATGCAAATATGTTTCAATCATTACTTTTGCTGTGAAAGTAATATAGCTCTAggtgtgtcagacccggggcagcgggactgctcacaggcgtggaatattctagagtaagggataacgCATGGATGTAGCTTACCATACTGTAACTACTCATATAAAAGTATGACTAGTTGATGTACAAAGAAACTACCCGACCATGACGGAGTAGGACTCtgctaggacttttcatgtaaccctgtccccccagactatataagggcgggcaaggacccctccaaaacatacaatcacctaaggcaatacaaagcaacacacaagacgtagggtattacactctggcggcccgaacctgtctaaatccctgtgtttcttgcaccatcgcattctGATCTCGGAGAGTCCTTGCCTACAACCAATCTCCTCGGGGTATACCTCGGAGagcttggcggctaaacaccgacagctgggtAGGGGGCTTCGCCAACGATCCTCGGAAGAACTTGATGGCACCTTGCGACGACAACATTGTGCCTCCTAAGGGCACCACCtttttcgtcggctcttgggtCTTTGTGGCAGATGGCTCAGGTAGTTTTGACAACCACCTGATCAACCCCAGCGCACCAAAGACATCAGAAGCTGCTCGACGCTGCGCAGTCGATGATTTTGTCGACCATCTCGACGAAATCCCTCTTCCAGTTCACGTCAAAGAAGTCCGAGAACAACCCGATTTCGACGTAACCACATCCAAATCTCCTTCTGAATTGGAAGAAGATTTGGATAATCTTCTAGAAATCACAAGACCGGCAGCCACCGTTGATCGAGAGGCTTCCGCCTTAGATATCCATCAGGACTCTGATCGTGACAACTCAGAGCTGACAGGCAACGTGATCCCGCCCATTACGATCGAAAACTACTTAAAAGATCTAATAGCAATCCCACGCTCACGAGTAGGCAACTCTGATCTACTCGATGGCATAGACCGTGTCTCATGTAACATCACAAATTGCATCAACCTTGCAGAATCCTATCTCCGCAAGAAAAAACACCGCACCAAAACTGAGAAAACTAGTCCTCGACTTGATCGCACGGGCGACATCTTCTCAGAACTCGACCACATCGATGACAAAATTGGTTATTGCATCAAGTTGGCAGAAGATACACTCCACGCCGAAAGCTTCGACGAATAGGAAGAGTTCAGATTAGAGAACCACTGGAAAACCGAGGAATGTAACCCACGACTTGGTCGTTCGAGTCATACTTCATTCGGGTCCGAGGCGGATCACTTTTCTGAACACACCTTCGAAGAAATCTTCCCGGAATTCTTAGACCCCGACCGCGATCAAGCACTCATCGACTACCTGAACGAGCTTGACGCACCAATATCTAATGACGATCTTGTCGAGTGGTCAGACGACACCGACCTATTTTTGGAAGGATTATCCAACCCCGACAAAATTGAAGAATTGTGGGAGCGGTCAAAAGTCAAGCAGCTATGGGATGAATCCCAGACAAAGATCGCAAATCACACCCCCAAGTACATCCAGTCAATTGGACAGACATCTTGCCAGCACAAGCCGATTGGACGACTCTGTCCCAATCGAGGACTACATGGCTAGGTGGTGCAATGCCATTCACCAACCTGATCCCAATACTCACTTTCCAAATTTGCCCACCCCTGCGTTAGAGGAACCTGCAGCACCAGAAGAACTGGATTCTCCTTATTCGCCCGAAGAACTCGAGAACCTAGAAAAGTATGACAATTACATGAACGACCTTTCCATCTGACTGGAAGGAGGATGGTTGGCCCCAGATACTCTACCATACGATGAAGATCTTCTCTGCCATACTTCTCGGATTGTCCCCCCACCAAGGTTTAAACCCCGATCCCTACTCCATTTCAGAGGAAAATTTGGTGGTTCAAACCTTATCAGGTTCAAACCCCCGATTTCTACTCTGTTTCGGAGAAAAATCTAGCGGTTCAAACCTCATCAGGTTCAAACCCCAATTTCTACTCCATTTCGAAGGAAAATCTGGTGGTTCAAACCTTATCTGGGAAGGAGGGAGCTCTTGAATGGGTTCGGACTTCCGATGAGGCAGAACTCAATACAGAACAGAAACTGGAATCCAATTAGGACTCTACTGTCCATGGCCCTATAAATAAAAGACTCCAAGGCAGATTGGAAAAACAGAATGAACGACGATATCAACAGAGGCCCGACTGCTTTAGCTTCAAAGACGACGAACTTCCCTTTCAAGAAGGTGCTCCGCTACAAGAAGAAGACAACCAGGAGATCCATAAtcctgaccacgaaattttcaTGATGATAATCTCAGAGATCGAAGAACATGATGATGACCCAATGGGAAGAGTTGATCTCGTCGACTACAACTCCAGCGACTATGA
This genomic interval from Panicum virgatum strain AP13 chromosome 8K, P.virgatum_v5, whole genome shotgun sequence contains the following:
- the LOC120644611 gene encoding UPF0481 protein At3g47200-like, translated to MSTNASSSSSWVVEIQEEKMPEDSGGANEELRDGSELALRAEKKGNSSSWMVDMEKLLLEDTRPSVEMARWNQCYIYRVPECLKKMTNRDAYQPQFVSLGPLHHGETHLLPMEKHKRRAVQHVVKLARKPLTEFVAAIEQVADELEAAYDGLDDRWRGVNRGSFVQMMVTDGCFLFELMQLSLFAEGEGDHTGYADNDPVFSRSSFQNLWPTLWNDMIAMENQIPLVVLQRIALWSDKPSSARWINNTARCLLWAPRIEEGWDNLGLHLLHILHKSYCGITPEEPTGNSCRQQLLQWASSCWSRAAGAAAAAAAAEPRTPCAVELNEAGIQFKISNTESIHDVDFDNGVLSMPVFEFHDQTEVELLNLMAFEWLHPDPKSDVRSYISFVDKITESERDVALLRSKGIFVNMIGRDKAVVEMFNTLTKLARTPDEGSRLYRVLSKVNAHCKKRRNKWRAMFMNNYLSNPWVFISLVAAVILLIATIMQTIYTVVPFYTRKD